Proteins encoded within one genomic window of Formosa agariphila KMM 3901:
- a CDS encoding glycoside hydrolase family protein: MKCIKTYILFLLIVFCNTELFAQNTMGFNLGKAPVNGGLEMEDYWVWGSSVIKGDDGMYHMYASRWPKFLPFHPGWMIASEIVHATSKTPEGPYKFQDIALKARGTQYWDGRSTHNPKIVKYNDTYILYYMGSTHPFEAVTPDNVNQFDLKSKWCIAARWGKRIGVATSKSPNGPWTRLDTPILDVKPNSFYSFLTSNPSPLIKDDGSVVLLFKGRDYKADGISNADMSIGVATAPSYKGPYTVKGDKPLFSLEHFGEIEDPHVWSDNTGFHMIAKDQRGAITGEAGDGLLAHSKDGIHWTVDKNPKAYTKTVTWDNGKIITQGQLERPFVFVEDGKPTHIFFATMDGPGGFGNGTKTWNMVIPLNDN; this comes from the coding sequence ATGAAATGTATTAAAACATATATATTATTCTTGCTTATCGTGTTTTGCAACACCGAATTGTTTGCACAAAATACAATGGGTTTTAATCTAGGAAAGGCTCCTGTTAATGGCGGTCTCGAAATGGAAGATTATTGGGTTTGGGGTAGTTCTGTAATTAAAGGCGACGATGGGATGTATCATATGTATGCTTCACGCTGGCCAAAATTTTTACCCTTTCACCCTGGATGGATGATTGCATCAGAAATTGTTCATGCAACCTCTAAAACTCCAGAAGGTCCTTATAAATTTCAAGATATCGCACTTAAAGCTCGAGGAACTCAATATTGGGATGGACGCTCTACTCATAATCCTAAAATAGTAAAATACAACGACACCTATATTTTATATTACATGGGATCTACACACCCATTTGAAGCGGTTACTCCAGACAATGTAAATCAATTCGATTTAAAAAGTAAATGGTGTATCGCTGCACGATGGGGAAAACGTATTGGAGTCGCAACTTCTAAAAGTCCAAACGGACCATGGACACGTTTAGATACCCCTATTTTAGATGTAAAACCAAATTCATTTTATAGTTTTTTAACGTCTAATCCGTCACCTTTAATTAAAGACGATGGATCGGTAGTATTACTATTTAAGGGACGCGATTATAAGGCCGATGGTATTTCTAATGCCGATATGAGTATAGGTGTGGCTACTGCGCCGTCTTACAAAGGGCCTTACACTGTTAAGGGAGATAAACCTTTATTTTCTCTAGAGCACTTTGGTGAGATTGAAGATCCTCATGTTTGGAGTGATAATACTGGATTTCATATGATTGCTAAAGATCAACGCGGAGCTATAACAGGAGAAGCTGGCGACGGACTTTTAGCACATTCAAAAGATGGAATACATTGGACAGTCGATAAAAACCCGAAAGCATATACTAAAACAGTCACTTGGGATAATGGTAAAATTATTACTCAAGGACAGTTAGAACGTCCGTTTGTATTTGTAGAAGATGGGAAACCAACACATATATTTTTCGCGACTATGGATGGTCCTGGCGGATTTGGAAATGGAACAAAAACTTGGAATATGGTCATTCCTTTAAACGATAATTAA
- a CDS encoding RagB/SusD family nutrient uptake outer membrane protein encodes MKNINFNIKRIGLTAVISAFMLTGCSDYLDQEPQDSVTEAVYFKTPEQFEAAANFFYRATFGYVAGSDGGDESSDLSGNITEQPTYVSGNKPVPTSDGIWSSNYNQLREANQLIEKAAEYEGDQSDIETFVATAHFFRAWNHYKLLLRFGGVPIVTRSLDVSSEELYGPRNSRYEVIYQILSDLDVAIDGLPSENSIGDTEKGKLSSEAAKSLKARISLYAATYEKYVGTATDGDGTTVGAGSAKPADYPSVQELFEDAKQNASEVMNSGAYELWDHRAELGDRNLYYLFTLEDGSNPAGLTKADNREFIIYTVYDYTLRQIRQNISHSKPYTPSRKLMDMYLCEDGLPVQYSSVFEGYDKMNSEFQNRDNRLTSFVYEPIVQYWGHGANVDGGGAQYGVDFEDAGTGFDYRYVPQLLNPSGGRGVGYQGVKFVTEHKLRETREESFNFPYLRYAEVLLTYAEATVELGGGAISDADLDISINKIRERSNVAPLTNALISPYSDLTMLGEIRRERAIELFGESQRFDDLKRWGIAEGELNHDLTLNYVDGTEFETALNPKNPTDLIYNPSGFSYGTTSSEKSISTYSGIANVKPGALIFDIKGNRNFSIKNYVDPIPSDQIRLNPELLQNPLW; translated from the coding sequence ATGAAAAATATAAATTTTAATATAAAACGAATAGGGTTAACTGCTGTGATTTCCGCATTTATGTTGACTGGTTGTTCGGACTACCTAGACCAAGAACCTCAAGATTCTGTAACGGAAGCTGTTTATTTTAAAACTCCAGAACAGTTCGAAGCAGCAGCAAATTTTTTCTATAGAGCTACTTTTGGTTATGTAGCTGGTAGTGATGGTGGGGACGAATCTTCAGATTTATCTGGTAACATTACAGAACAGCCAACATATGTAAGTGGTAATAAGCCTGTGCCAACATCAGATGGTATCTGGAGTAGTAACTACAATCAATTAAGAGAAGCTAATCAATTAATTGAAAAAGCAGCTGAATATGAAGGAGATCAGTCAGATATAGAAACTTTTGTTGCTACAGCACACTTTTTTAGAGCATGGAATCATTATAAACTATTATTGCGTTTTGGAGGTGTGCCTATTGTAACACGTTCGTTAGATGTAAGTTCTGAGGAATTATACGGACCTAGAAATAGCCGTTACGAAGTTATCTATCAAATTTTAAGCGACTTAGATGTTGCTATAGATGGATTACCATCAGAAAACAGTATAGGTGATACAGAAAAAGGTAAGTTGTCTTCTGAAGCTGCAAAATCTTTAAAAGCGCGTATATCATTATATGCAGCTACGTATGAAAAATACGTGGGTACAGCTACAGATGGAGATGGTACTACCGTTGGTGCAGGATCAGCAAAACCAGCTGATTATCCTAGTGTTCAAGAACTTTTTGAAGATGCAAAGCAAAATGCATCAGAAGTTATGAATAGTGGAGCTTATGAGTTATGGGATCACCGTGCAGAGCTTGGAGACAGAAACTTATATTACTTATTTACTTTAGAAGATGGTTCTAATCCAGCAGGTTTAACTAAAGCAGATAATAGGGAGTTTATTATCTATACTGTATACGATTATACTTTAAGACAAATTCGTCAAAACATTTCTCACTCAAAACCATATACTCCTTCTAGAAAATTAATGGATATGTATTTATGTGAAGACGGTTTACCTGTACAATACTCATCAGTTTTTGAAGGTTATGATAAAATGAATTCAGAATTTCAGAATCGTGATAATCGTTTAACAAGTTTTGTATACGAACCAATAGTGCAATATTGGGGCCATGGTGCTAATGTTGATGGTGGTGGAGCACAATATGGTGTAGATTTCGAAGATGCTGGTACGGGATTCGATTATAGATATGTACCTCAATTATTAAACCCATCTGGAGGACGTGGAGTTGGATATCAAGGTGTAAAATTTGTAACAGAACACAAATTAAGAGAAACGAGAGAAGAATCTTTTAACTTCCCTTATTTACGTTATGCGGAAGTATTGTTAACCTATGCGGAAGCAACTGTAGAATTAGGTGGCGGTGCTATCTCTGATGCAGATTTAGACATTTCAATCAATAAAATTAGAGAGCGTTCTAATGTTGCGCCTTTAACAAATGCATTAATTTCACCATATTCAGACTTAACAATGTTAGGAGAAATTAGAAGAGAGCGTGCTATTGAATTATTTGGAGAGAGTCAACGTTTCGATGACTTAAAACGTTGGGGAATTGCAGAAGGAGAGTTAAATCATGACTTAACTTTAAATTATGTAGATGGTACAGAGTTTGAAACGGCTTTAAATCCTAAAAACCCAACTGATTTAATTTACAATCCATCTGGATTCTCATACGGTACAACAAGTAGCGAGAAATCTATATCTACATACTCAGGTATAGCAAATGTTAAGCCTGGAGCTTTAATCTTCGATATTAAAGGAAATAGAAATTTCTCTATAAAAAATTATGTTGATCCTATTCCTTCAGATCAAATCAGATTAAACCCAGAGTTATTACAAAACCCATTATGGTAA
- a CDS encoding alpha/beta hydrolase has product MSKKLVYIILLFLSCNVFASQIDTLMVFSQSMNKTIKNVVITPDNYSKNGGAYNVVYLLHGAGGDHKAWLGKAPAIKTYADTYNVIIVCPDVEKTSWYFDSPVDSKMNYETYVSKELVSKIDATYNTAASKESRAISGYSMGGHGALYLAFKHQDVWGATASMSGGVDLRPFPNNWDISKRLGTYAEYPEHWENNSVINLTHLLTAKDLKILFDCGVDDFFYDANVRLHKKLLERNIPHDYIERPGGHTNAYWSNSIKYQLVFFNDFFKSAK; this is encoded by the coding sequence ATGAGTAAAAAGCTAGTTTACATAATCCTATTGTTTCTGTCCTGCAATGTATTTGCATCGCAAATCGATACGCTTATGGTTTTTAGTCAGTCTATGAATAAGACTATCAAAAATGTAGTGATTACACCAGATAATTATTCTAAAAACGGCGGAGCTTATAATGTCGTGTATTTATTACATGGCGCAGGTGGAGATCATAAAGCATGGTTAGGTAAAGCACCAGCTATTAAAACATATGCCGATACATATAATGTTATTATTGTATGTCCAGATGTCGAGAAAACCAGTTGGTATTTTGATAGTCCTGTAGATTCTAAAATGAATTACGAAACCTATGTTTCAAAAGAATTAGTTTCAAAAATAGATGCCACTTATAATACAGCAGCGTCTAAAGAAAGTAGAGCGATTTCAGGTTATAGTATGGGCGGACATGGGGCTTTGTATTTAGCTTTTAAACATCAAGATGTTTGGGGAGCAACAGCGAGTATGAGTGGTGGTGTAGATTTAAGACCGTTTCCTAATAATTGGGATATTTCTAAACGTTTAGGAACTTATGCAGAGTATCCAGAACATTGGGAAAATAATTCTGTAATTAACCTGACACACTTATTAACAGCTAAAGACCTTAAAATACTATTTGATTGTGGCGTAGATGATTTTTTTTATGATGCCAATGTAAGACTTCATAAAAAATTATTAGAGCGTAATATTCCTCATGATTATATAGAACGTCCCGGCGGTCATACCAATGCGTATTGGAGTAATTCTATAAAATATCAATTGGTGTTTTTTAACGATTTTTTTAAATCAGCAAAATAA
- a CDS encoding sugar porter family MFS transporter gives MNKKIMLWSITAALAGFLFGFDVVVISGADKKLQALWGSSEAFHGAVVMGMALWGTVVGAIFGGLPTNKYGRKNTLIVIGILFAVSAIGSALSNDPYVFAFARFIGGLGVGASTIAAPAYISEIAPAKDRGRLVAMYQFNIVFGIMIAYLSNYLLSDIGENAWRWMLGVEAIPAVLYILFALKLPKSPRWLLSQSREAEARDVLKTIDPDSDIDAQVREFNSHSENSDKSETIFIKKYRFPLMLAFFIAFFNQFSGINAVLYYAPRIFEAAGLGESSALLNSIGLGVTNLVFTLLGVFLIDKLGRKTLMYIGSLGYIVSLGLLAAAFLLEWSGMAVPFFLFLFIAAHAVGQGAVIWVFISEIFPNHLRASGQAFGSSVHWILAALIPSLFPFLLKLVGGGAVFLVFAVMMIFQLLFVAFMMPETKGKTLEELEDIMLKK, from the coding sequence ATGAACAAAAAAATAATGTTATGGTCTATTACCGCAGCACTTGCCGGATTCTTATTCGGATTTGATGTGGTTGTTATATCTGGTGCCGATAAAAAATTACAAGCCTTATGGGGCTCGTCTGAAGCTTTTCATGGTGCTGTAGTTATGGGTATGGCACTTTGGGGAACCGTTGTCGGTGCTATATTTGGAGGTCTTCCAACAAATAAATACGGACGAAAAAATACATTAATTGTTATTGGAATTTTGTTTGCTGTTTCGGCCATAGGTTCGGCGTTATCTAATGATCCCTATGTGTTTGCTTTTGCACGCTTTATTGGAGGTTTAGGAGTAGGAGCATCTACCATTGCAGCACCTGCATATATTTCTGAAATTGCACCTGCTAAAGATCGTGGTCGTTTGGTGGCGATGTACCAGTTCAATATTGTTTTTGGTATTATGATAGCGTATTTATCAAATTACCTATTAAGTGATATTGGTGAGAATGCATGGCGATGGATGTTAGGAGTAGAAGCTATTCCTGCAGTTTTATATATTTTATTCGCTTTAAAATTACCGAAAAGTCCACGTTGGTTATTATCACAATCAAGAGAAGCAGAGGCAAGAGACGTATTAAAAACAATAGATCCAGATTCAGATATAGATGCTCAGGTTCGTGAGTTTAACTCGCATTCAGAAAATAGTGATAAGTCGGAAACGATATTCATAAAAAAATACAGATTCCCGTTAATGCTGGCGTTTTTTATCGCATTTTTCAACCAGTTTTCAGGAATTAATGCGGTGTTATATTATGCGCCTCGAATTTTTGAAGCAGCAGGATTAGGAGAAAGTTCGGCATTATTAAATAGTATCGGATTAGGTGTAACCAATCTTGTATTTACATTACTAGGCGTGTTCTTAATTGATAAATTAGGAAGAAAAACGTTAATGTATATTGGTTCTTTAGGCTATATAGTTTCACTTGGTCTATTAGCGGCAGCATTCTTATTAGAATGGTCGGGTATGGCTGTTCCTTTTTTCTTATTTCTATTTATTGCAGCTCACGCTGTTGGGCAAGGTGCAGTAATATGGGTGTTTATTTCAGAAATTTTCCCTAACCACTTACGTGCTTCTGGTCAAGCTTTCGGAAGCTCTGTACACTGGATTTTAGCTGCGCTTATTCCATCATTATTTCCATTCTTATTAAAATTAGTAGGTGGTGGAGCTGTTTTTCTAGTGTTCGCTGTAATGATGATATTCCAATTGTTATTTGTAGCGTTCATGATGCCAGAAACTAAAGGAAAAACTTTAGAGGAGTTAGAAGATATCATGCTTAAAAAATAA
- a CDS encoding RagB/SusD family nutrient uptake outer membrane protein: protein MKKIIILFSAMCFLLSCEDKFLDLEDLDSVTEQVYFDEPENFVDAANNFYRGLHSPQSTSGDGFDMITDFGTELNGYFQDYGQGLNTATDTDIYWNNGYSYIRTINTLLEKADEYVEKGYGEMSDISVPVAEAHFFRAYQHFRLLKRFGGVPIVTEVTNVDSDILYAPRNSRYEVIEQILADLDVAIADLPETATEEDLGKISSTAALAYRARVLLFEGTWEKYVGTTTDFEGSGTGGNSSAYIAEAVTAAKAVIDRNQYEIWNKNSDPSMENNSYRWLFTLEGADSNPGGYTKASNNEFIIQSIFDFDSGNRLGGGQFSQISEGRNAPTQIALDMYSTLDGLPIAKSSQFQGYATQSTQFINRDRRMWGNFGGSVIENGSRPIPVISNVNNSNLTAWKFVTWNKYRTVGTEAYNYPHLRYAEVLLTYAEALYERDGSISDADLDISVNIVRDRAGIAPLTNALVNDNGLDMLDEIRRERTVELYMEDNNHWNDIRRWDTAVDLLNNDIVGYVIEGSEYDTNPDLFDPSTAIYGYVEDYPSGVGPVKAVIIDPKSNRPYTRKNYLWPLPINETVINTNLVQNPQW from the coding sequence ATGAAAAAAATAATAATCTTATTCTCAGCGATGTGCTTCTTGCTAAGCTGCGAGGATAAATTTCTAGATTTGGAAGATCTGGACAGTGTAACAGAACAGGTGTATTTTGATGAACCTGAAAACTTTGTAGATGCTGCTAATAACTTTTATAGAGGCCTTCATTCACCACAATCAACTAGTGGAGATGGTTTTGATATGATAACCGATTTCGGAACAGAATTAAATGGATATTTTCAAGACTACGGTCAAGGACTTAACACAGCTACAGATACAGACATTTATTGGAATAATGGATATTCTTACATTAGAACTATAAATACATTACTTGAAAAAGCAGATGAGTATGTTGAAAAAGGATATGGAGAAATGTCTGACATTTCAGTGCCTGTTGCTGAAGCTCATTTTTTTAGAGCATATCAGCACTTCAGATTATTAAAACGTTTTGGAGGTGTGCCAATTGTAACAGAAGTTACTAATGTGGATTCAGATATTCTGTACGCTCCAAGAAATAGTAGATATGAAGTTATAGAACAAATTCTTGCAGATTTAGATGTAGCAATTGCAGATTTACCAGAAACAGCAACAGAAGAAGATTTAGGAAAAATAAGCAGTACAGCTGCATTAGCTTATAGAGCGCGTGTACTTTTATTTGAAGGAACTTGGGAAAAATATGTAGGAACAACTACCGATTTTGAAGGTTCAGGAACTGGAGGGAATTCTTCAGCCTATATTGCGGAAGCGGTTACTGCTGCAAAAGCAGTTATTGATAGAAATCAATACGAAATTTGGAATAAAAACAGCGATCCAAGTATGGAAAATAATTCATACAGATGGTTATTTACCTTAGAAGGAGCAGATTCAAACCCAGGAGGATATACTAAAGCTTCTAATAATGAATTTATTATTCAATCTATTTTTGATTTTGATTCTGGAAATCGTCTAGGTGGTGGTCAGTTCTCGCAAATTAGTGAAGGTAGAAATGCCCCAACTCAAATTGCATTAGATATGTATTCAACTTTAGATGGATTACCAATAGCTAAATCATCTCAATTTCAGGGGTATGCTACTCAATCTACTCAATTTATAAATAGAGATAGAAGAATGTGGGGTAACTTTGGAGGAAGTGTAATTGAAAACGGATCTCGTCCTATACCTGTAATTTCAAATGTTAACAACTCTAACTTAACGGCTTGGAAATTTGTAACCTGGAATAAATACAGAACTGTAGGAACAGAGGCGTATAACTATCCACATTTACGTTATGCAGAGGTATTACTTACTTATGCAGAAGCTTTATATGAGCGTGATGGTTCAATTTCTGATGCAGATTTAGACATCTCTGTAAATATAGTTAGAGATAGAGCAGGTATTGCACCATTAACAAATGCATTAGTAAATGATAATGGTTTAGATATGTTAGACGAAATACGTAGAGAACGTACTGTAGAATTATATATGGAAGATAATAACCATTGGAACGATATTAGACGTTGGGATACAGCTGTAGACTTACTTAATAACGATATTGTTGGGTATGTTATTGAGGGATCTGAATACGATACAAACCCAGATCTTTTCGACCCTTCAACTGCAATTTATGGGTATGTTGAAGATTATCCATCAGGGGTAGGTCCAGTAAAAGCAGTAATTATTGATCCAAAAAGCAATAGACCATACACTCGTAAAAATTACTTATGGCCATTGCCTATAAATGAAACAGTAATAAATACTAATTTAGTACAAAACCCACAGTGGTAA
- a CDS encoding SusC/RagA family TonB-linked outer membrane protein: MYKNYKFNKSSLKPALCMALMLSLSYSGVSAATDPYKVVSETNINQQDLTITGTVTSNEDGMPAAGVNVILKGATGVGTVTDFDGNYTLEVPSASSVLIFSYVGFATQEVSVAGRTNINVALDTDISALDEVIVVGFGTQKKATLTGSVTQVSGDDVVKGKGTSSAALALQGEVPGLVVTRTSSRPGNEGTDLKIRGDISVNNISPLILLDGLEIPEWQLATINPNDIESYSVIKDGSAAIFGTKAAGGVILVTTKKGKKGSNLKVSYKGETQLNFVRDYPLSSMEEWAQLWITAGDNDGIDFVDGDGNQQTAASNYRFFTRDELVSIVDGTLPMAPESYFWLGKDHYFSNETTMFDEMYGTTLSERHDISISGGSEKATYRTSVGYANERSPISYVYDGQKRYNFRTNVTYDVSDMISTDFIVSYDNRTTDVPTQGIGGGVQDASWFPLFNPAGQYYDNFGGNNSLAYLDEGGRTKNNDEIFRLGGKINFDFDKYVKGLSFYYQGNFSSKNNHKTTRKSTVTMYDWEGNTTFTPTTLLNSSVNEESQKQIFQNHVFQLNYNRTFGGHTLGAMVGYTAEETQTNNYDLFRSNMASDDLDDINTGDVTTQTNAGGSNAVGLVSYLGKLNYNFKGIYLLEVLGRRDGSSRLDPDFRWKNFYGASAGINFSEMAFMEDSAFSLLKLRASYGETGSVTGIGAYDYYSSIGYGSTIFGNSPELYNTAYISGLTSTDRSWERVSTTNFAVDFGVLNNRLTGTAEYFIRKNDDMLVSITYPQVLGAGAPKTNSGTFETTGYELSVNWRDQIGDFSYNVGLSFWDNESEVTRMEGAQNISKGVNSVLEGKPLNAIYAYKTDGIMSTEDEVLNYYNELGFIDAADQTNMKAGTLLPNYRSADRLVPGTVKRVDVSGDGIINEDDLVYVGDTNPHKSFGINLGFAYKGFDFSAFFQGVADVNIVRTGSLAYPFAQWWTNQNASFLGNTWTVDNQNADLPASYYNGARKSWNYDLNDMNVIKAAYMRAKVLSVGYTLPQTILERIGVDRIRVSLTGNDLFVISNVKDGLDPEAGIDTRQGSQTPFVSTMILGLELTF, translated from the coding sequence ATGTATAAGAATTATAAATTTAACAAGTCTTCGCTAAAGCCTGCATTATGTATGGCTTTAATGCTAAGCTTATCTTATAGCGGCGTATCTGCAGCAACAGATCCGTATAAAGTGGTTAGTGAAACTAACATCAACCAACAAGATTTAACCATTACTGGAACTGTAACATCTAATGAAGATGGTATGCCTGCTGCAGGTGTAAATGTCATTTTAAAAGGAGCGACAGGTGTAGGAACAGTAACCGATTTTGATGGGAATTATACTTTAGAAGTACCTTCAGCGTCTTCAGTTTTAATATTTAGTTATGTAGGTTTTGCAACACAGGAAGTCTCTGTAGCTGGTAGAACAAATATAAATGTCGCCTTAGATACAGATATAAGTGCTTTAGACGAAGTCATTGTCGTTGGATTTGGTACTCAAAAGAAAGCGACGCTTACAGGATCTGTAACTCAAGTAAGTGGAGATGATGTTGTAAAAGGAAAAGGAACATCTAGTGCCGCCTTAGCATTACAAGGAGAAGTACCTGGTCTTGTTGTTACTCGTACTTCTTCACGTCCTGGTAATGAAGGTACAGACCTTAAAATTCGTGGAGATATTTCTGTAAACAATATTAGTCCACTTATTTTATTAGACGGACTTGAAATTCCAGAATGGCAATTAGCAACAATCAACCCTAACGATATTGAATCTTATTCTGTAATTAAGGATGGTTCTGCTGCAATTTTTGGAACTAAAGCTGCCGGAGGGGTTATTTTAGTAACTACTAAAAAAGGTAAAAAAGGGTCAAACCTTAAGGTATCTTATAAAGGTGAAACACAATTAAATTTTGTTAGAGACTACCCTTTATCTTCTATGGAAGAATGGGCTCAACTTTGGATTACTGCAGGAGATAACGATGGAATCGATTTTGTTGACGGTGATGGTAATCAACAAACTGCTGCATCAAACTACCGTTTCTTTACGCGTGATGAATTAGTTTCTATAGTAGATGGTACATTACCAATGGCTCCAGAATCTTATTTTTGGCTAGGTAAAGATCACTACTTTAGTAATGAAACAACAATGTTCGACGAAATGTATGGGACTACTTTATCTGAGCGTCATGATATATCTATCTCTGGAGGTAGTGAAAAAGCAACATATAGAACTTCTGTTGGATATGCTAACGAACGTTCTCCTATTAGCTATGTATACGATGGACAAAAACGTTATAACTTCCGTACAAATGTTACTTATGATGTGTCTGACATGATTTCTACAGATTTTATTGTGTCTTATGATAATAGAACTACAGATGTGCCTACGCAAGGTATTGGTGGTGGTGTTCAAGACGCGAGTTGGTTCCCATTATTCAATCCAGCAGGTCAGTATTACGATAACTTTGGAGGTAATAACTCTTTAGCATATTTAGATGAAGGTGGACGTACTAAAAATAACGATGAAATCTTTCGTTTAGGTGGTAAAATTAATTTTGATTTCGATAAGTATGTAAAAGGTTTGTCTTTTTACTATCAAGGTAATTTTAGTTCTAAAAACAATCATAAAACAACAAGAAAATCTACTGTTACTATGTATGATTGGGAAGGTAACACAACCTTTACTCCAACAACCTTATTAAATTCTAGTGTAAACGAAGAGTCTCAGAAACAAATATTCCAAAACCATGTATTCCAATTAAACTATAATCGTACTTTTGGTGGTCATACATTAGGTGCTATGGTTGGGTATACTGCAGAAGAAACGCAAACAAATAATTACGACTTGTTCCGTTCTAACATGGCTTCAGATGATTTAGATGATATTAATACAGGAGACGTGACTACACAAACGAATGCTGGTGGTAGTAATGCTGTAGGTTTAGTATCTTATTTAGGGAAATTAAACTACAACTTTAAAGGAATTTACTTATTAGAAGTATTAGGTCGTCGTGATGGTTCTTCTCGTTTGGACCCAGATTTCAGATGGAAAAACTTCTATGGGGCATCTGCAGGTATTAATTTCTCAGAGATGGCATTTATGGAAGACAGTGCCTTTAGTCTATTAAAATTACGTGCTTCTTATGGTGAAACTGGTTCTGTAACAGGTATTGGTGCTTACGATTACTATTCTAGTATAGGATACGGTTCAACAATCTTTGGAAATAGCCCAGAATTATATAATACAGCATACATTAGCGGACTTACATCTACAGATCGTTCTTGGGAGCGTGTTTCTACAACTAACTTTGCAGTAGATTTTGGAGTGCTTAACAACCGTTTAACAGGTACAGCAGAATACTTTATTCGTAAAAATGACGATATGTTAGTTAGTATTACATATCCACAAGTATTAGGAGCAGGGGCACCAAAAACAAATAGTGGTACATTTGAAACTACGGGTTATGAGTTGTCTGTTAATTGGAGAGATCAAATTGGAGATTTTAGCTATAACGTAGGATTAAGTTTCTGGGATAATGAGAGTGAAGTTACTAGAATGGAAGGCGCACAAAATATTTCTAAAGGTGTAAATTCTGTATTAGAAGGTAAACCATTAAATGCAATCTATGCTTACAAGACAGATGGTATTATGTCTACAGAAGATGAAGTCTTAAATTACTACAATGAGTTAGGTTTTATAGATGCTGCTGATCAAACAAATATGAAAGCAGGAACATTATTACCAAATTATAGAAGTGCAGACCGTTTAGTTCCTGGAACTGTTAAACGTGTAGATGTAAGTGGAGATGGTATAATAAATGAAGACGATTTAGTGTATGTAGGTGATACTAACCCACACAAGAGTTTTGGTATTAATTTAGGTTTTGCTTATAAAGGATTTGATTTTAGTGCTTTTTTCCAAGGTGTAGCCGATGTTAATATTGTAAGAACAGGTTCTCTTGCTTATCCTTTTGCACAATGGTGGACTAACCAAAACGCATCTTTCTTAGGTAATACTTGGACTGTAGATAACCAAAATGCAGATTTACCTGCAAGTTATTACAACGGAGCTAGAAAATCTTGGAATTACGATTTAAACGATATGAATGTTATCAAAGCAGCTTACATGCGTGCTAAAGTACTTTCTGTAGGATATACACTTCCTCAAACTATTTTAGAAAGAATAGGTGTAGATAGAATTCGTGTGTCTTTAACAGGAAACGATTTGTTTGTAATTTCTAATGTAAAAGATGGTTTAGATCCTGAAGCAGGTATAGATACAAGACAAGGTAGTCAAACACCATTTGTATCGACTATGATTCTTGGTTTAGAACTTACTTTTTAA